The DNA region TCCGTCTCGACGAACTCACGGGCAGTATCGCGAATCAATCGTTCTTCCGCCTCGAGGTCGGCCTCGAGGGAGAGGTAATCGAGCATGGGTGTACGTCCGCGAGAGGGCGTGAAAAGAACTCCTATCTCGTCGCAATAATTGCCTCTCCTCCCGCCACTTCTCGTGAGCGTGCAGTAATTACACGTCGATCCGATACGTATCGGCCGCCATGACATCCCAGCTGGCGGACTCGGTACTCTCGTCCGCCGCCGTCACAACGCGAGACCTCGAGACCCTCGCCGACCGCATCGAGACGAGTGAAGCGGCGTCAATTCCGGTTCGCGCGCCCGCGACCGACGAAGTCGTGAGCCGCATTCCAGCGTGCTCCGAAGCCGACGTGGAATCCGCCGTCGAGCGCGCCCGTACGGCCCAGTCCGAGTGGGCCACCAGGGATCCAAAAGCTCGAGCTGCCGTCCTCGACCGCTTCGCCGACCTCGTCCTGGAGCGGCGCGAACGACTGCTGGACCTGATCCAGATCGAAACCGGCAAGTCCCGCGTGGACGCCGCCGAGGAGGTGCTCGACGTCCCCGCGACGGCCGCTTACTACGCGACTCGAGGTCCCGACCTGCTCGCCGACGAGTCGCGCGACGGCGTATTCCCGCTGCTGACCGACGCGCGCGTGACCTACGACCCTGTCGGCGTCGTCGGCGTCATCTCGCCGTGGAACTACCCGCTGACGCTCGCGATTACCGACGCCATCCCGGCGCTGCTCGCTGGCAACGGCGTCGTCCTCAAGCCCGATGAGAAGACGCCGTTCGTCGCCCTCGAGCTGGCCGCCTTGCTCGAGGAAGCTGGCCTCCCACCGGGAGTCTTCGAGATCGTTACCGGCGAGGGATCGACCGTCGGTCCCGCGCTGATCGACCGCGCGGACTACCTGTCGTTTACTGGGAGCACCGCCACCGGGCGTAGCGTCGCCGAGCGTGCGGGCCGGAACCTTATCGACTGTTCGCTCGAGTTAGGCGGGAAGAATCCGATGGTCGTCCTTGCCGATGCCGACCCCGAGACGGCCGCTCGTGGGGCCGTCCAGGGGTGTTTCGCGAACGCCGGGCAGCTCTGTCTCGCGATGGAGCGAATCTACGTCGAGGCGCCCCGCTACGAGGCCTTCCTCGACGCCTTCGTCCGCGAGACGCGCGCGCTCTCGCTCGGGACAGGCCTCGAGTACGGCCCCGACGTGGGCTCGCTGATCGACGGCGACCAGCTCGAGCGCGTCGAAGCACACGTCGCGGACGCCCTCGAGCGCGGTGCGTCCATTCTGACGGGCGGCCGTGCCCGACCCGACGTCGGCCCCTTCTGCTACGAGCCGACGATCCTGACCGACGTGGCGCCCGACTCGATGGCGGCCTGCGAGGAGACGTTCGGCCCCGTCGTCTCCGTCGAGCCGGTCCCCTCCGCGGGTCGGGCGGTCGAGGCCGCCAACAAGACCGAGTACGGCCTGAACGCGAGCGTCTGGACCGGCGACCGGCGGCGCGGAATCGAACTCGCCCGCGAGATCGACGCTGGAACCGTGTGCGTCAACGACGCCTACATCTCTGGCTGGGCGGCCACCGACGCGCCGATGGGCGGCGTCGGGGACTCCGGCCTGGGTCGTCGCCACGGCCCCGAGGGGCTCGAGCGGTACCTCGAGTCGAAGACCATCGCCTCCTCGCGCGTCGGACCAGTGTGGAACCCGCCCGGCGTGCCCGCTCGCTGGTTCGTTCGCGGAATGGTTGGCGCCCTGGGCGTCCGGAAGCGACTCTCGAGGTGGTTCCGATGACCGATTCCGATCCACGAGTCCTCCTGACCGGCTTCCCCGGCTTTCTCGGCTCCGCGTTGCTCGGGCGACTGCTCGCTCGCGGTGACGAGCCTGTCGCCTGCCTGGTCCAGCCGCAGTACAGACCACTTGCCGAGCGACGGGCCGCTGAATTGATCGAGGCGGTGGACGGCATCGACGCATCGTCCGAGCCGATTCGACTGTACGAGGGCGACATCACCGAACCCGAACTCGGCCTCGACACCGGCGCGTTCGACGCACTCGAGTCCGTTCGCGAGTGCTACCACCTCGCGGCCGTCTACGACCTCGGCATTCAGCAGGACCTGGCCGAGGCCGTCAACGTCCGTGGGACCGAACACGTCCTCGACGCAGCCGAAACGCTGGACGTCGATCGCTTCCAGTACGTCAGTACCTGCTACGTCAGTGGCCGCTACGACGGCGTCTTCACCGAGGCCCACCTCGAGGAGGGGCAGTCGTTCAACAATCACTACGAAGAGACCAAGTATCGCGCGGAGGTGCTGGTCCAGGAGCGCATGGCCGAGGGGCTTCCGGCGACAGTCTACCGGCCGTCGATCGTCGTCGGCGACAGCGAAACTGGCGAGACGGGGAAGTACGACGGCCCGTATTATCTACTCCGCCTTTTGGCCGCACAGCCGGCGGCGTGCTCGGTCGGCCTGTCGCTCCCGGCCTCGAGTCGGACGGAACTCAACGTCGTCCCGCGGGATTTCGTCGTCAACGCCATCGCCCACCTCAGTGCTCACGACGACGCCGTCGGCGAGGTGTACCAGCTCTGCGATCCGACTCCACTGACGGTGCCCCCGTTCGTGGACGCGCTCGCGGACGCGATGGATCACCGCGTGGTGTCACCGCTGGTTCCAAAGTCGATCGCTCGGCGAGTGCTTGCGGGGATAGAATCGATGGGCCTGCCCGCGGAACCGGCGACGATCGATTACTTCGACCACCCGACGAGTTACGCGTGTCCGAACACGCGCCGGGCGCTCGCGGGGACGGAACTCGAGTGTCCGCCGTTCGGGTCCTACGTCGAGCGGCTGGTCGAGTTCGCGCTCGAGCATCCCGAGATCGGCGACGAAGCGATGGTGTGACTCGTCTCGAGCGCACGGCTTTTGGCTGTGCCGTCGGTAGTGGCGGATATGAACGTGGACCTCACGCACCGTCCCCGCCGCCTCCGCAAGGACCGCATTCGGGGACTCGTCAGCGAAACGAGCCTCGAGCCGTCGGACTTCATCGCACCCGTCTTCGTCGACGCGACGACCGACGAGCGCGTTCCAATCGAATCGATGCCCGGTCACGAGCGCGTCCCGCTCGCAGAGGCCGTCCCCCGCGTCGAGGAGGTGCTCGAGACCGGCGTCCAGGCGGTAATGCTCTTTGGCATCCCGCGGTCGAAGGACGCCGAAGGGACTCGCGCGTGGGTCGACGACGGCGTCGTCCAGGAGGCCACCCGCCGGATTACCGACGAGACGGACGCCTACGTGATCACCGACGTCTGTCTCTGTGAGTACACCGAGCACGGTCACTGCGGGCCGCTTGAGGCGGGGGCGCGCGACTACGAAGGCGAACAGCATTCCTCGGGCGCGAGCGGCGGCCTCACCGTCGACAACGACGCCACCCTCGAGTCCCTGGAGCGAATCGCCGTCTCCCACGCCGACGCGGGCGCGGAGATGGTCGCCCCGAGCGGTATGATGGACGGAATGGTCGGCTTCATCAGGACCGCCCTCGACCGCGAGGGCCACGCCGACGTGGCGGTCATGAGCTACGCCGCGAAGTACGAGAGTGCCTTCTACGGCCCCTTCCGGGACGCCGCCGACGGCGCGCCCAGTTTCGGCGACCGCCGCCACTACCAGATGGACCCGGCCAACCGCCGCGAGGCGACCCGTGAGGTCCGTCTCGACGTCGAGCAGGGGGCGGACGTGCTGATGGTCAAACCCGCCCTGCCCTATCTCGACGTCGTGAGCGACCTTCGGAGAGAATTCGAACACCCAGTCGCCGCCTACAACGTCTCCGGCGAGTACGCCATGCTCCAGGCCGCCGGCGAGAAGGGGTGGCTCGATCTCGAGGCGGCCGCCCTCGAGTCGCTACTCTCGATCAAACGGGCAGGCGCCGATCTGATTCTGACGTACTTTGCCGAGGACGTGGCCCCGCGCCTCTGAGTCGGGTTCGCCGCAACTCGGACTGATACCTCGAGTGCGTGTGACTCGAGTATCGTACGACTCGAATCGACGGTTCATCGCGCTCGAGCGGGGCCGCTCGGACGTTCGTCCAGTCGTGGTTCCGCGTTCCGTGACGACTGGCAACGTTTGCCGCGCGCGAGCCCGAAACCAGCCGTTCCGAACGTGTACGGCGGCGGTGAAGCGATATTTGGCGCAAACGGACGCTGGCAATCGTCCAGTTTCAGTCGCTTGGGTGCCGTGCTCCTGGACGGACGGACACCTTAAATCGGTACTAGGTGCGTAATATGTTGTAGATTTTACGGCCTACAAGAGTATATCTTGACGTTCGTCAACGATAATCCTTATATTATCCACCCACATCCACATCGAACGTGAGATATAGTCCAAACATGCACAAAAAGTGGCTTGAAGCAAACGAACGTCTACAGAACAGCCCCAGCTCATCGAGGATGCTCCCATGATCGACGCCACACCGTTGCAGGTCGATCCCGAGGTGCTCGTCGAGGGCGTCAACCTCGCGTGGGTGCTGACGGTCACCTTCCTGATCTTCTTCATGCACGCGGGCTTCGCCATGCTCGAGGCCGGCCAGGTGCGCTCGAAGAACGTCGCGAACCAGCTGACGAAAAACTTGCTGACCTGGAGCGTCGGCGTGACCGTGTTCTTCCTGATCGGCGCCGGGGTCGAAGGTCTCGTCGCGGGTGACGGATTCGTGCCGGCCTTCGACGTGGCCGAACCCAACGCGTGGGTCGACTGGCTGTTCGGCGCCGTCTTCGCGATGACGGCGGCGACCATCGTCTCCGGAGCCGTCGCCGGCCGTGCGAAACTCCGCGCGTACGTCGGCTACACGTTCTTGCTGGCGGCGGTCATCTACCCGGTTGTCACTGGTCTCACTTGGGCCGGGAGTCATCTGGCCGTCGGCGGGGTCGTCTTCGAGGACTTCGCCGGCGGCATGATCGTCCACGGGATGGGCGGCATCGCCGGCCTCACCGCCGCGTGGGTCCTCGGCCCGCGCCTCGACCGCTACAACCAGGACGGGTCGGTCAACGTGATCCCCGGCCACTCGCTGACCTTCGCCGTGCTCGGCACGCTCGTGCTCGCCTTCGGCTGGTACGGCTTCAACGTCGGTACCGCAGCGACGGTCTTCGCGCTCGAGGGCGGGGAACTCGTCCTCGGGGACTTCGCCACCGTCGGTCGCGTCGCCATGACGACGACCATCGCGATGGGCTGTGGGGCCATGGGTGCCGGGCTCGTCGCCTGGCTCAAGACCGGGAAAGTCGACACCCTGTACGTCGCCAACGGCGTGCTCGCCGGACTCGTCGGTATCACCGCGATCCCCCACACGACCGCGTGGTGGGGCGCGTTCGTCGTCGGCGGGCTCGCCGGCGCCCAGCTCCCGCTGGTCTTCAGCTTCGTCGAGAACGTCCTGAAGATCGACGACGTCTGCGCCGTGTTCCCCGTCCACGGCTCGGCCGGGGTCCTCGGGACGCTCCTGTACCCGTTCGTCGCCGCACCCGGCGTCGTCGAGAGCGTCGCGAACGCGTTCGCCGCACAGGTCGTCGGCGTGGTCGTCATCGCCGGCTGGACGATCCTCGCCACGGGCCTCGTCTGGGGCGCGTTCAAAGCGGTCGGCCAGGCTCGAGTCACGCCTGAACACGAACGCGACGGCCTCGACGTGAGCGAACACGGCGTCGACACCTATCCCGAGTTCGGCACGCCCGAAGTCGCGGCCGACGGCGGTCCGATTCGAACTGACGGCGGTACTGCAGACAGCGGCATCTGGATGGTCACGGCCATCGTCCGTCCCGACCGCCTGGGCGATGTGAAGACGAACCTCGCCGGAATCGGCGCCCCCTCGCTGACGGTCACGAACGTCTCCGGTCGCGGCTCCCAGCCCGCGAAGACCGGCCAGTGGCGCGGCGAGGAGTACGCCGTCGACCTCCACCAAAAAGTCAAGATCGAGTGCGTCGTCGCCGACGTCCCGGCCACCGAGGTCGTCGACGCAATCCGCGAGGCCGCGAACACAGGCGAACCGGGCGACGGCAAGATTTTCGTTATCCCGGTCGAGGACGCCTGCCAGGTCCGCACGGGGGCAACCGGCCCCGAAGCCGTCTAACAGCGGATCGAGGCCGTTCCTGGGACAAGGTCAGAACGTTCCTCGAGACGGATTTCGAACACTACTCAAAACGAATTCTGAACGTCCGCGAGACGGGTTTCGAACGCCCCCGCGCGTTCTCGCTCGATAGTTTGGCATTGGAACCAGTCGTGAACGTCGACTGTCAGTACACACTACGTTTCAAGAGGACGTACGAAATACGTCGAACCGATGCGCCGTTCGCTCACCATCGGTCTCCTGCTCGTCGCGCTGAGCCTCGTCCTCGTCGGCGGTCCGTCGGCATTTCTCTCGCCGTCGACAGAAGACGTTGCGCCCGAGACGTCCGAGGACCCCGAGGTCGAACTCGTCACCTTCGAGGGCTCCGAGAGCGCGATCTGGGCGTACATGAGCCCGAGCAAGACGCACAAGAAACACAGCCCCATCAACGTCTTCGTTCGGGGCGACAGCGACGAGGTCGTCCGCCTGCTCCAGGAGGACGCTGACGGCGACTGGCAGGAACTCGAGGAAGACGAACAGGACGCCGACGCCGACACCTACGCGGTGTTCGGGGGGAATGAAACGAACGAAACCGACGAAGCCAACGGGACTAACGGAACTAACGGAACTAACGGTCCCAACGAAACTAACGGTCCCAACGGAACCGATGAGGGCAATGAAAGCAACGAGACCGCGAACAAAACCAACGAAACCGCGAACGAAACCGGACTCGAGGCCATCAATCGACAGATCGCCACCACCACGAACTGGGGCGAAACCGCGGGCGGAACTCGATACGCCTGGATCGATCCCGGTCCCGACGAGCCAGCCTACTGGACCACCGAAACGGTGCAACTCGACGACGGCACCTACTACGGGCAGCGGACCCACATCCGAGTCTACGCGAGCCCTAACCCCGACGACCAGTGGGTCGCCATGCAAGCCCACAGCGAGCACTTCGACTGGTTCACCCTCCGCCACCGCGTCGACGGCGTCGAGAACGCCCAGCTCGAGGTCGAACGCGAGCTCATGGCTCTCCCGCAGGTCGATCCGAAAGAGGACGTCGTCCGCCAGAACGTGGACAACGCCGGCCCCTCCGACGCCGACGGCTGGGCAACCAAAGTCAACCTGATGGGGCTCTTCGTCCTTCCGGTCTTCGGGCTCGCCGCCGGCCGGGAGATCGTCGAACGCACTCCACAGCCCCTCGAGGACCGTATCACGGAGGTCGACAAGCGACGACTCGCCGCCGCCTACGACCGGATCGAGGTTCGTCACCCCATCCTGGCGGGGGCCATCGTCGCGCTGTTCCTCGGCGTTCGCGTCGCCGGCATTGCCCTCGAGCAGTGGGCCACGTTCCTCACGATGCACAACATCGCGGCAATTCTGTATCCAGTGATCGCGCTGGGCATCCCTATCGCCACCTATCTGATCGCCCGCGGCCTCGAGTCCAGACTCGACGCGGCCGTCGCGGCCTCGATTTCGCTCGCGGCGGCGATGTGGATCGACTACGGAATGGTCGGCGTCAGTTCGCTCCCCATCGACGTCGTGCTCCAGCGGATGCTCGTGATCGTCGCCATCGGGCTCATCGCCGGCGGGGCTGCCCGACGAGCAACTCGGGACCGTGTCCTGAACGACATGCTGCTGGTCGGCGTCGCGATGTGGGGGCTCGTGCTGGTCGGCACGCTGCTCGGGTACTTCTGAACGCCGCGCTGCCGGACTTCCAGGCCGAACGGAAATAGCGTAACGCGGCTCAGTCGTCCGCTTGCGCCGGTTCCGGATCGGCACTCGCTCCGGTCTCGAACGCGTCGTCCTCGAGTCGCGGGAAGTGACCGATGGTGTCCTCGCGGAACGCCTCCTCGTCGAAGGTGTAGTCCTCCTCGAAGAAGTCGACGACCGTCTTCGCGTCCTGCATCGCGTTCTTCAGGCTGGTCGAGGCCCCCGGCGAGGGCGTGATGTTGAAGATGATGTCGTCGCCGACGATCTTCGCCTCGCCCATGTCGAGGGACTTCTTCTTCGTGTCAACGATCTGCGGGCGCACGCCGCCGTAGCCTTTCGCGCGTTCGATGTCCTCGAGTTCGGCGGTCGGGACGACCTTCTGGACGTGCGGAAGGAACGACTTCGGACCGACGTCGGGGAGGTCGTAGACGAGGTTCCGGAGCACGTACGGCAGGAGGATGCGATCGGAGAGGATGTTAGCGTAGCTGGCGAACGCCGCGACGTTGAGACCGAACACGTCGAGGAAGTCCTCGACCGTCGAGAGTCGGCCACGCTCGAGCGTCGGTACAAGCTTCGCGGTCGGTCCGAAGCGGGTGATCGAGGGGTCGTGGACGTCCGCGTCGCCGTGGACCGCGGCGAAGGGGAGCTTCTTCATCTGCAGGGTGTAGACCTTGCCGTTGAGGAAGTCGCGCGCGAGGAAGAAGCTGCCCGCGATGGGGAGCAAGACCTTGTCCTCGCCGTAGCCCAGTTCCTTGGCGATCTGGAGGCTGTGTGAGCCGGCAGCGACGACCGCGACGTCGCAGTCGAACTTGCCGCGGGCCGTGTCGAGGGTGTAGCCGTCGTACGTCTCGGTCAGGTCGGTGACCTGGGTGCCCGTGAAGACGTCGACGCTGGCCTCCTCGCGGGCGTTGTCGACCAGCGACTTGGCGACCTCGCCGTAGTCGACGACGTAGCCGTCGGGCGTCTGCAGGGCCAGCAAGTCTTTAGCGGGATCGCGACCCTCGACGACCTTCGGTTCGAGTTCGCCAATCTCCTCACGACCGATCGGGCGCAGCTTCGGAAAGAGGTCGCCGAAGCCCTCCTCGTGGTAGCGGGCATCGAGTTCGGCGACCTCGTCGTCGCCGACGCCCAGCACCATCTTCGAGCGCTTCGAGTGAATCTCGCGGTCCGGGTCGTGATGTTCGAGGTAGCCGGCCAGAATTTCGGCCCCTTCCTTGACCGTCTCGGCCTTCTCGAGGGTGTAGTTGGTCTCGATGTCTCCGAAGTGCAGGGTCTGGGAGTTGTTCGTGTGGTGAGAGTTGATCGCCGAGATTTCGGCTTCCTTCTCGAGCAGGGCGATCGACTCGATGTCGGTGAACTTCGCGGTCGTGTAGAGAAGCGACGCGCCACTGATTCCACCGCCGACGATAACGAGGTCGTATTTGCCTGACATGCGTGGTACTGGTGGTTGTCCGAACTACGGACCTGCTCCGGTTTAAGTCATGTTTTATCGGCACGTGTGCCATCAACGATCGTCAGAAAGCGTTTCGACGATCGTAGAAGAAACGGCAATTCGTCGTTCGAACGGCCAGTCTGCTCCGACGATCGAACAGTTCAGTCCCGTCCGTGCCTCGTTACGCACCGCGAGAGTCCGATCAACTCCACGGGTTCGGAGTTGTCAGGCGAGTAGACCACCATCTGCCCCTTCTCCATGTAGGGGACCTTCGACTCGAGGTCGCTCGGGATGTTGACGCTCTTGATCGCGTCCTCGTCGCCCAGGTTGAGGACGACGGTGGTGTTGATCTGCTTGAAGACCGCATCGTGGATGTCCTGAGGGTCCTGGGTGATCAAAAAGAGCCCCAGCCGCTCCTTTCGTCCCTGTTTGGCGGCCTCGGTGAACTTCGTGATGACCTTCCGGGCCTGCACGCTGTCGGCGTCGGTGAGGAAGTTGTGCGCCTCGTCCATCCCCAGGATCAGCGGCGTCTCCTTGATCCGGTCGAAGTCCGGGTCGTTCGACAGTTTCTGGTCGATCAGCAGGCTCGAGAGCGCGAGAACGATGGCCTCCGTCGCCCGCGAATCGTTGATGTGATAGGTCGGGACGACGCTCAGTTGCCCGGGCGCAACGAACTCTGAAATCAGGTCCGTGATCGGCCGCGCGTCCTGGTCGAACACGTCGTCGAACCCGAAGACGCGCCGCCGGACGGCGTCGTAGGTCGCCTCGTGGACCCGACCCGACTCGTCGAGTTCTTCCCGCAGGGCCGGGTCATCGAGGAAGGATTTGAAGCCCGCGTAGCTCGCACTCGACGTTTCCCTGAAGTACCGGTCGAGCAGGTACGTGAGCCCCCCGTACTGGTTGTCGTTGAGCGACCCGCCCGAGACCAGCCACGGTCGGGAGCGACACATCGAGAACGGGATGGTGAACTCGACTTGCTCGGCGCGGTGGTGACCCGCGGCGTAGCTTGAGTCCCCGACCTTCGGGACGAACGCCGTCGTGTCGTCGTGGCCGCCGTAGCCGATGCCCTCGCGCTCGAGGCGCCGGGCGAAGTCCTCCTCTAAATCGGGGTTGTCGTCGTGCATCTGGGCGTACTCGTCCTGGGGATCGAACTGGACGACTGCGGGCGTGACCTCCCGGCCGTCGGCCATCGGGTACCGCCGCTCCTCGGTCAAGTACTGCCGCAGGATGTTCTTCGCGCCGTGGGTCTTCCCGGAGCCCGTCCCGCCGGCGATCAGCGTGTGCCGGAAGACGAGCGGGTCGCCCGAGTCGTAGTCGTCCTTCAGCCGGTAGTCGATGGTCGGCGGCGAGGCGTTCGTGCGCACCTTCTCCCCGCCGACTGAGAGGTGACCCAGGAAGACGCCCTCCTCGGGCATCTTCAATCCGGTCTTGATCTCGTCTGTGTCGCTCGCTTCCTGGATGACCGTCTGGGGTTTGGGCACGCGGTCGGTCATCCGGCGCTTGAGTTCGCCGTCGTCGTCATAGAGGACGGCGATCGGCTCGAGTTCCGCGACGAACTTGAAGTCGGCCTCGTCGTCGGGGTCGAAGCCGCCGCCGTGCATCGCCCGCCGGGCGTGGATCTCGGTCGCGTCGTCGGCGTGATACTGCTGGGCGTACTCGAGGCCCGCGATCTGGCAGAACAGGCGCTCGCCGTCGGGGTAGCTCGCGAGGACGTACGTTCCCAGTCGAACGTCCGAGCGGTTGTCGGCAGTGACGTACGCCCGGAGGGTCGTCTCGTCGCCGTCCGTCGAGACGCGCAGGCCCTGCGAGACGCAGATGGTCCCGATACCGCTCTCCCGGCCGCGCGGTTCGACGGCGGTTCGCTCGAAGTCGCTGTCGGTCGTCCCGCGACTCGCGTCCGCTTCCGCGTTCGCGCTCGCAGACGCCGACTCCGCCGCTTCCGACTCGTCGTCGGCCGCCTCGCTCGAGGCGTCGGCGTCGAACGCCTCGAAGTCACCCAGGTCAGTCATACACTCAGGTCAACTGATGGGAGCTACAAACACGTTTCCCTCCGAACGTTCACGAGTGAAAAAGGCTCATCACGAAGAGAAGCTTCCGAGATGGGCACCACAGATACTGCGACCGCCGACTCGAACGGGGTTCGAGGGGTTCACGGATTGGTCGCGATTGAAGTACACTTATAAGTAGGTTGGTAAATACTACACTTCTCATAGTTATGCGCCGTGCGGCACTGTCGCTTCTCGATAACGGAGAAATCGAAAAATCGAACGGCGTTACTCGAGACGCGCCTGAATCAGGTCCTCGAGGTCCTCGCGCAGCTCGTCGACGGCGACTTCCTCGAGCACGGGCACGAAGAAGCCCTCCACGAGCATGTTACGCGCGAGTCGCGGGGAGACCCCGCGCGAGGTCATGTAGAGCAGGTCTTCCGCGTCGATCTGGCCGACCGTCGCGGAGTGACTGGCCTCGGTGTCGTGGTTGTTGATGATGAGCTTCGGCGAGGCGTCGGCTTCGGACTCGTCGCTCAGCATCAGGGTGTTCTCGCGCTGGTAGGAACTCGTGTCCCAGGCGTCCTTGCCGACGTCCTGAACGCCCTCGTAGACCGAGCGGGCGGTGTCGTCGGTGACGCCGCGGGTCACGAGATCCGCGGTCGTGTGCTCGGCGCGGTGCCAGACCTTCGCGTCGATGTCGAAGTGCTGGTCGTCGTGGCCGAAGAAGGCGCCGACGATCTGGGTCTCCGAGGAGTCCCCGGAGAGCAAGGTCGAGGTCTCGGTCTTCGTGAGCTTCGTCCCGATGTTGCCCTCGATCCAGTTTATCGTGGCGTACGTGTCGGTCTCGCCGCGCTTGGCGCTGAAGCAGTACGAGTCCTCCGAGAGGTTCTGGAGGCTCCCGTACTGGACGTAGCTGTTCTCGCCGGCAGCAATCTCGACGATGCCGCTGTAGTACTGCTCCTCGTCGAGTTCGGTCCCGGTGGACTGGCGCTCGAGAATAGTCACCGAACTCG from Natronosalvus rutilus includes:
- a CDS encoding succinic semialdehyde dehydrogenase is translated as MTSQLADSVLSSAAVTTRDLETLADRIETSEAASIPVRAPATDEVVSRIPACSEADVESAVERARTAQSEWATRDPKARAAVLDRFADLVLERRERLLDLIQIETGKSRVDAAEEVLDVPATAAYYATRGPDLLADESRDGVFPLLTDARVTYDPVGVVGVISPWNYPLTLAITDAIPALLAGNGVVLKPDEKTPFVALELAALLEEAGLPPGVFEIVTGEGSTVGPALIDRADYLSFTGSTATGRSVAERAGRNLIDCSLELGGKNPMVVLADADPETAARGAVQGCFANAGQLCLAMERIYVEAPRYEAFLDAFVRETRALSLGTGLEYGPDVGSLIDGDQLERVEAHVADALERGASILTGGRARPDVGPFCYEPTILTDVAPDSMAACEETFGPVVSVEPVPSAGRAVEAANKTEYGLNASVWTGDRRRGIELAREIDAGTVCVNDAYISGWAATDAPMGGVGDSGLGRRHGPEGLERYLESKTIASSRVGPVWNPPGVPARWFVRGMVGALGVRKRLSRWFR
- a CDS encoding SDR family oxidoreductase, translated to MTDSDPRVLLTGFPGFLGSALLGRLLARGDEPVACLVQPQYRPLAERRAAELIEAVDGIDASSEPIRLYEGDITEPELGLDTGAFDALESVRECYHLAAVYDLGIQQDLAEAVNVRGTEHVLDAAETLDVDRFQYVSTCYVSGRYDGVFTEAHLEEGQSFNNHYEETKYRAEVLVQERMAEGLPATVYRPSIVVGDSETGETGKYDGPYYLLRLLAAQPAACSVGLSLPASSRTELNVVPRDFVVNAIAHLSAHDDAVGEVYQLCDPTPLTVPPFVDALADAMDHRVVSPLVPKSIARRVLAGIESMGLPAEPATIDYFDHPTSYACPNTRRALAGTELECPPFGSYVERLVEFALEHPEIGDEAMV
- the hemB gene encoding porphobilinogen synthase; this translates as MDLTHRPRRLRKDRIRGLVSETSLEPSDFIAPVFVDATTDERVPIESMPGHERVPLAEAVPRVEEVLETGVQAVMLFGIPRSKDAEGTRAWVDDGVVQEATRRITDETDAYVITDVCLCEYTEHGHCGPLEAGARDYEGEQHSSGASGGLTVDNDATLESLERIAVSHADAGAEMVAPSGMMDGMVGFIRTALDREGHADVAVMSYAAKYESAFYGPFRDAADGAPSFGDRRHYQMDPANRREATREVRLDVEQGADVLMVKPALPYLDVVSDLRREFEHPVAAYNVSGEYAMLQAAGEKGWLDLEAAALESLLSIKRAGADLILTYFAEDVAPRL
- a CDS encoding ammonium transporter; translation: MDATPLQVDPEVLVEGVNLAWVLTVTFLIFFMHAGFAMLEAGQVRSKNVANQLTKNLLTWSVGVTVFFLIGAGVEGLVAGDGFVPAFDVAEPNAWVDWLFGAVFAMTAATIVSGAVAGRAKLRAYVGYTFLLAAVIYPVVTGLTWAGSHLAVGGVVFEDFAGGMIVHGMGGIAGLTAAWVLGPRLDRYNQDGSVNVIPGHSLTFAVLGTLVLAFGWYGFNVGTAATVFALEGGELVLGDFATVGRVAMTTTIAMGCGAMGAGLVAWLKTGKVDTLYVANGVLAGLVGITAIPHTTAWWGAFVVGGLAGAQLPLVFSFVENVLKIDDVCAVFPVHGSAGVLGTLLYPFVAAPGVVESVANAFAAQVVGVVVIAGWTILATGLVWGAFKAVGQARVTPEHERDGLDVSEHGVDTYPEFGTPEVAADGGPIRTDGGTADSGIWMVTAIVRPDRLGDVKTNLAGIGAPSLTVTNVSGRGSQPAKTGQWRGEEYAVDLHQKVKIECVVADVPATEVVDAIREAANTGEPGDGKIFVIPVEDACQVRTGATGPEAV
- a CDS encoding FAD-dependent oxidoreductase; this translates as MSGKYDLVIVGGGISGASLLYTTAKFTDIESIALLEKEAEISAINSHHTNNSQTLHFGDIETNYTLEKAETVKEGAEILAGYLEHHDPDREIHSKRSKMVLGVGDDEVAELDARYHEEGFGDLFPKLRPIGREEIGELEPKVVEGRDPAKDLLALQTPDGYVVDYGEVAKSLVDNAREEASVDVFTGTQVTDLTETYDGYTLDTARGKFDCDVAVVAAGSHSLQIAKELGYGEDKVLLPIAGSFFLARDFLNGKVYTLQMKKLPFAAVHGDADVHDPSITRFGPTAKLVPTLERGRLSTVEDFLDVFGLNVAAFASYANILSDRILLPYVLRNLVYDLPDVGPKSFLPHVQKVVPTAELEDIERAKGYGGVRPQIVDTKKKSLDMGEAKIVGDDIIFNITPSPGASTSLKNAMQDAKTVVDFFEEDYTFDEEAFREDTIGHFPRLEDDAFETGASADPEPAQADD
- a CDS encoding ATP-binding protein, with the translated sequence MTDLGDFEAFDADASSEAADDESEAAESASASANAEADASRGTTDSDFERTAVEPRGRESGIGTICVSQGLRVSTDGDETTLRAYVTADNRSDVRLGTYVLASYPDGERLFCQIAGLEYAQQYHADDATEIHARRAMHGGGFDPDDEADFKFVAELEPIAVLYDDDGELKRRMTDRVPKPQTVIQEASDTDEIKTGLKMPEEGVFLGHLSVGGEKVRTNASPPTIDYRLKDDYDSGDPLVFRHTLIAGGTGSGKTHGAKNILRQYLTEERRYPMADGREVTPAVVQFDPQDEYAQMHDDNPDLEEDFARRLEREGIGYGGHDDTTAFVPKVGDSSYAAGHHRAEQVEFTIPFSMCRSRPWLVSGGSLNDNQYGGLTYLLDRYFRETSSASYAGFKSFLDDPALREELDESGRVHEATYDAVRRRVFGFDDVFDQDARPITDLISEFVAPGQLSVVPTYHINDSRATEAIVLALSSLLIDQKLSNDPDFDRIKETPLILGMDEAHNFLTDADSVQARKVITKFTEAAKQGRKERLGLFLITQDPQDIHDAVFKQINTTVVLNLGDEDAIKSVNIPSDLESKVPYMEKGQMVVYSPDNSEPVELIGLSRCVTRHGRD
- the sufD gene encoding Fe-S cluster assembly protein SufD, with the protein product MSTQVHANLTPEQVRQISGDLEEPEWMLETRLEALDALDELDMPDVIRTPGRNWTNLHGLDFESLVDPLNAAEEKDQVGPDDVDVLPWAEALEEHEDLVREHFGSIVDPQENYLTALSTALFSTGTVIYVPEGVDAEDVTIRTEMHSRSLFNYTLVVTEDSSSVTILERQSTGTELDEEQYYSGIVEIAAGENSYVQYGSLQNLSEDSYCFSAKRGETDTYATINWIEGNIGTKLTKTETSTLLSGDSSETQIVGAFFGHDDQHFDIDAKVWHRAEHTTADLVTRGVTDDTARSVYEGVQDVGKDAWDTSSYQRENTLMLSDESEADASPKLIINNHDTEASHSATVGQIDAEDLLYMTSRGVSPRLARNMLVEGFFVPVLEEVAVDELREDLEDLIQARLE